The genomic interval GCTTGTTTCTTTAAAGGGCTAGTTAGCGCTTGCATACTTCATGAAAACTAAACAGCCGGTATTACATTTGACAGCAGCTACAAAGTGTTTACTTTATAAACCAATCATGGCTTGTTTCTTTAAGGGGCTAGTCAGCGCTTGCATACTTCATGAAAACTAAACAGCCGGTATTACATTCAACACCGGCTACAAAGTATCTATCTTATAATTGTCGTTCCCACATCTAACGGAAGGCGCTGACATTTGAATATTTGTATTCCAATCGGGATAAAATTATTTTACGAAAGCTATAAGCGCTTTAATACCTCACATAACATTACTCAATCATCACAACTAAATCATTCTCGTCGATAGGACTCCACAGGAGTCCATTTGTTTGTAGCCCGGGGTGACAACCCCGGGATCCCGGGATCATCCCCAAAACAAGATAGCCGGCATTGCATTCAACACCGGCTACGAAGTATTTATCTTACAGTTACGATCCGCTTATTTTACGGAAGCGATCAGGCTTTTGAAAGTTGCTGGTTCATTCATTGCCAGATCAGCCAACACCTTCCTGTTCAGGTCGATATTCTTTTCAGACAATTTATGGATAAACTCAGAGTAAGTCAGACCTTCTGCTCTTGCAGCAGCGTTGATACGAGCGATCCACAGCTGACGGTAGTTTCTCTTCTTAAGTTTACGGCCTACATAGCTATATGTAAGACCTTTCTCCAATACGTTCTTGGCTACGGTATAAACATTTTTCCTTTTACCGTAGAAGCCTTTGGCCTGCTTTAATATTTTCTTCCTGCGGGCCCTGGAAGCAACTGCATTTACTGAACGAGGCATATAGTGCTTTTTTGATCAGGTTAATAATTAATTACACAACACCACATCTCATTATCTGAGAGCAAGCATTCTTTTTACCAGGTCCAGGTTAGCTGAACTAACAAGGCTGCTACCTCTCAGGTGGCGTTTTCTTTTGGTAGACTTCTTGGTCAACAGGTGACTTTTGAAGGCATTATACCGCTTAATCTGTCCGCTCCCGGTCACCTTGAAGGTCTTCTTCGCCCGGGAATGAGTCTTTACTTTGGGCATCTTACATCAAATTTGGTCTGCAAAGGTAGGTAATTATTTTAAACAACAAACGGCCAATATAAAATAATTATTAACGTCCTAAGGGTGTGGATAACTTTTGACCGCCTGATTAAACTTTTTTTTCACACTGTTAAGATACTGAATATCAAATTCCCCCCGCCCTCCTATTTCCAATTATCCTTCCATTTCTCGATTTAGAATATATACACATTTTTTATATTTACTATATTAGTTCTAATTTTAATTTTAAAATAGTCTCATTTCTTAGCCATATCAAGTAAAAAATGATCAAGCCTATGGAAACACTTTACACTTCTCAAAAAGCCATTCCGGTGCAGGATTGGACATCCTATCGATCGGTAAAACATTGTAAATCTGTCAGTTGGCGTGACGTCTAAATCACATCATCCTGATACTCTTTTCACAAAACACCTACTGATGAAAAAGATTCTAATCCTATTATATATGATGATGTGTTGCGCTATCGGAATAGTGCAGGCACAGACCATATATGTTAACACACCGGATACGGTCTGTATCTCGACCGCCAGTAGCACGGCGGGGCAGACCAAGTACCTCAGCGTCAACGCAATGGTCGTTACCTCTAACAGATATAAGGTAACGGAGCAGGCCTCGTGGGCTATAGCTGGCCCGACAGGCAGCGCGGCTGACTATGAAGTCCTCTACACAGGGAATACGTCTGCGGTCACAAAGGCGGATAAACTGACGAAGACCAAGTCGCTGACATTGCAGTTCCTCGTGCCGGGTACCTATACCCTGACGATCACATTACCTTACACGGATAATGGGGTCCCCAGGACATCTGTTCAGACCAAGAAGATCGTTGCGATGGACTGTACCATTAGTACGTGCGGTTCCAACGAGGCGAATGATAAACCCGGCTTCTTTGAAGATTTCGGCACCTTATCAGGTTCTGGCATTGTTCGCCGTCCCTACCCTATCAATGGCGTAGTAACTTACGACTACCAGGGTAGCGGAGATCTGGCGGACAACTACTATTCAATAGCAAACAACACACAGCTCAAGGGGGACTGGGTCTACAACACGGACCACACTGGTAACAACCGTGGTGGTATGTTGGTTGCCAACTCCGCCTACGAGCCAAGGAGATTTTATCAGAAGACCGTCACAGGTCTTTGTAAAGGATCCGTTTATAATTTTAGTGCCTGGTTGATAAACATCAACCCTATCGGCGTTTTTGAAAGTGGTTGCGTATCCGGTTATAGATATGCCGGTGTAACCTTCCAGGTAGTGAATGCTGCCAACCCAAGCCAGATCCTGGCTAACTTCCCGACTTACAACGTATCAATGGACCTGAGTGCTCCTAACGGCAGCTGGCAGAAATATGGAGGATCTTTCACGGTTCCTTCGAACATTGACTCGGTTAAAGTACTCATCATTAACAACAAGCCTGGTGGTTGTGGTAACGATATCGCGATCGATGATATCGAATTCGCATATTGTAGCCCGACCATTACTGCTTCTATTAAAGGTAAAACTGATAATCTGGCGGAGGTTGTCTGCGAAGGCGCTCCGATCACACTTACATCTAATTTTACTCCTGCCAACTATTTCGTAAATCCGGCCTACCAATGGGAAATGAGTGATGACGAAGGTCTCACCTGGATGAACGTACCATTTGGTACCAATACTTCAAAAGACCTCGTGATCGGTCCGGGCCAGCTGAAAGGCACCAGGACCGTTCCTACGTCTTACCGTTTCCGCGTCCGCATTTATGAAACCGGGAGTGACGCCGTCACGTGCGCCTCGCCCTCGGAATACGTCCGGTTGACGATACTGCCGATGCCGACGCTTTACCTGACGAAGAGCCAGGTCTGCGCGGGAGCATATGTTGAATTACAGGCGTCCGGAGGTTTCGACAGGTTCACCTGGAGAGACTTGCCAGGATATGTAGGCGCTACCCGTACAATACAGGTAAAAGGTGACACCACTATTATGGTGTATGGTTACGTGGACTATGCAGACGGACATACCTGCGTGGACTCAAACACTGCATTTATCAAGTCTGTCGACAAACCTGTTGTCGATGTCATTTCCACTTCACAGAATATCTGTGCCGGTTCTTCTGTTGATATCCGTATCAATGACGCGCTGGCCGGAAATACCATTAACTGGTACCAGGGTCCTGATGCAGGAGGTGTACTTACACCGTTGCCTCAGTACGATGGTATGACAGAGTTGGTCCAGGTTCAGATTAACAATGCTGCTCAGGGCGTATTTACAGTAGTCGTAAAAGACCCAAGTAATACCTGTCAGGTACAATCTGCTCCATTCATTGTTAATGTAACACCGGTACCGGTTGCCAATGCCGGACCAGACCAGA from Chitinophaga filiformis carries:
- the rplT gene encoding 50S ribosomal protein L20, coding for MPRSVNAVASRARRKKILKQAKGFYGKRKNVYTVAKNVLEKGLTYSYVGRKLKKRNYRQLWIARINAAARAEGLTYSEFIHKLSEKNIDLNRKVLADLAMNEPATFKSLIASVK
- the rpmI gene encoding 50S ribosomal protein L35 translates to MPKVKTHSRAKKTFKVTGSGQIKRYNAFKSHLLTKKSTKRKRHLRGSSLVSSANLDLVKRMLALR